A stretch of DNA from Mus musculus strain C57BL/6J chromosome 6, GRCm38.p6 C57BL/6J:
TTGACACTTTGGGAAATATTAAAGATAATGTTTTTCACAGCCCAGAGAGAGCCATGAGTGTAGCAGAGATCCACCCTCCCTCAGAGCCTTTTGGTCAGTAGAGTTGGCACCAGCATGTACAAACAACACCTTGAAGATTTAATTTTGTCTTCAGATTTTCCTATATTGTCATGAGTGGTCTAAGATGATAGTCTCTGCTTTAGTGACCCTTACTCTCTGTTACTGTAACAAGAGACCCAAAACAGGCTAAGTATAAAGGAAAAAAGATTGATGCAGCTCAGAATTCAGGTGATCAAAAAGCCAAGTTTGGGCATCCCCAGTGCAGTAGCCTCCAATGGCACTGCTTTGGCACGTGTGTGGAAGGCAATGGCCATAGCATATGAaacaggaagccagagagagcCCGGAGTCAGGTTCAGGTGTCAGTACCAATGGTTCCTCCAAGACTTGAAGGTCTACCTTGATCCCAAGATGAGCAGTCCCCTAGTGGGTTGGAGGACCCATGAGGCCCCTCCCATGATGGTGACTAGAAGCCCTTATAGACTCGTCTGCACCCACATACAAACCGCACACCTGCAGGTCAGTCTTCTTGGGGACTCACACAGTGGagatctgtttatttgttttattctggattttttttgagGTCATTAGAGGCCAGAGATGACCTTTTGAGATTACCCACCTTGGGTCTACATCTTTTTCATGTTTCAGATTACTATAAAAGTTTTTACTAACTCTGAAGCTTCCAAGGGAGGCTAGGCAAGTTGTCTAAACGGCATGGAACGGTACTCATCAGTAAGTTAGtgctggcatgtgcctttaatcccagcacttgggagacaggcaggcagatctctgtgagtttgaggccatcctggtctacatatttaAACCccgtctaaacaaacaaacaaacaaacaaacaagtgagcAAACAAGTAAATGAAAGCAAGCCAAGGCAATAAGAAGAAGAGAAGGTGGCCTCTTTAGCTGGACTGGGGCAGCTATGGCTGTTGGAAAATATGGCAGTTACAACAACCGAGCACCTGCTCTATGCCAGGCACAGTGCTAAGTGCCTTGAATGCTACATCTGAAGCCACCATTGCAGGTTTTCGTCAGATCATTACCTTTGAGAAAGATGGATGGCATTTAATTTAGATTATGTGGAAACTACCTCTTGTTATGTGCTTTCCATGAAAAAAGAGCTTAAATTTCTCAGGTAACTCCTGGCTTTTTACCAGATAAGATCTGACTGGTGACGAATCCATGCTGGGtgtggggatgtggctcagttggcagcACTCGGGAAATcgcctagcattcaggaggccaTGGGATCTGTCCCCAGGACTGcataaaactgggcatggtggcacatgctcctCACCCCAGAATTCAGGAGATGGAGacaaaaggatcagaagttcgGGGTCATCCTTAGCTCTATAGGGAGTTTGAGTTGGAGGCTCGCCTGGGTTACATGagcccctgtctccaaaaccaaatcAAGGACTGAAGACATGGCTCTGTGTCAGAACGtgaactgctcttgcagatgatcCCAGCACCCCAGCCCAACAGTCATCAGCTACTCATACTGCCATCTTCGTGGCATCCAACTGACTCTCTGAGCCTCTGAGAGTACCTGCACGGACACACGGGTGCACGAACACATGGATGCACAGACACACGGACCCACAGATgcatggacacatgcacacacacacacacacagagagagagagagagagagagagagagagagagagagagagagagagagagagaaggagagagagagagagagagagagagaccctgtttaaacCCACAGCACAAGCAAGCCCCCCTTACTGTGAGATGCATGTTGTGCCCTAAGCTTAACAAATGTGCCATTGCCGTGGGAACACTTTCTTCTGTACTCCAGGGAATATCTGACATCAGATATGCAGTTGCCACTCTGGGATGTTTCTGCTACTGGTGCCCCAAGCACAGAAGCCGGGGATGTTTGCACAGACCAGGCACAGGGCAGACCCCACCCAGAGTAAGGCATCTACCAGATGCCAGTGGTACTCAGGTGAGAGACCCAAAGGGAGTATTCCTCAACCACAGTTTCGGCAAACACTCTTGAGCTGTGTGGCTTTGAGTAAAATTCTTGGCATCTCTGAGTGTGGGGGTGCTCAGATTAATGTAACAGATGTGTGAGAGATGCCCGGAGCTTGGCTTCTTACTGTCTGTGGTCCAGAATGTGGAAGGAACATTGACCTTGGGCTTGTTTCATGGTACTTGAGCTTGATTGGATTTTACTATTTGTAATTACTAAAGAGCCTGCTCCTTCTGATGGCTTTGGTCTGTGGCTTTGGTCTGTATCCATCACTGTAATTCAGAAGGATGTTGGCCTTCTagcatggagggaggaaggaggggaggggggagggagggaaggaggaggcattTTCTGCTTTTGATATAAGGCTATCTTGCCAGAATCTAGGCTGCTCAGTCTGCTGGGGACCAGGAGAGTGTATGAGGCTGAAAGGATCCATGTCCCCACCCTCATCCTCTCTGCAGGCCCCTGTCTCTACATGCCCCCACCTTTCCTTTCAGATGCCTGTGTTATGTGAGGTCATACGGAAGCCCGTTTCTCCCGTGTTCTAGTCAGTCACCGCTGGGATATGAGGCCAAGTGGGGGTCCTAGTCTCTGTGTGCCCCCACCttcttcacagtctctggtgagaagtgagACTGGACAGGGTCTTGTCCTCATTTTTCTCTGTAGTCTCTGTGGGCCGTGAAGCCTGATGGAGTGGGGTCTGTATTGGCATGCCTCCCCTTCTCGCCACAAGCTCCTGGCCCTCTTTTAGAAACTGTTGTGGGTCTTCTCTTCAAACTGCTGATCCGAATGGAGGGCAGAGCACACTGGCTTCTTATTTCCTGTCTAGGTCCTGCCTAAGGGTTGGATACAGCACAGGCACTTCCCAGCCACTGCGGCCCTGTAACCCTGCAGCTGTCCAGAAGGGTCCTCAGATACTGCGATGCTCTGCAACTCCTGACACCAAATTCCTGATCATTTGGACATTTTTATTTAAGGCTGTGTGGCTTGGCGACAGAGCACTTGTTTGGGGACGGTGACGCTTTAGGTTTGATTTCTAgcattggaaaatatttttccttttttatttttttccattttattagtactttggtattttgttttcttttattttgaagtatctGGCTCTGAGTGGGGCATGGAGTAGGGGAGATCTCTCTCATGGGCCCTCTGCAGTTCTCTGTGTGTGACCATACACTCCAGGCGTAGAACCCACAGGTCCCTGAGGCATCTCTCTTTTCTCGGGAAGTCCCCAGCATTCCCTCAGGCCTGGCCCTAAGGCTCCCCCTCCTTTCTTGGAATTGCAGCAGCCTTTCTCAGGCCGTGCTGTTTGCTGAGCTCCCTGTGTGGCCATTTCTTTCTGGGCTCACAGCCGGCTCACAGAGTTCCCCAAGGCTTTTCCACTTCCATGGAACTGCAGGCATTCCTCTGGCCTCACTGTGCGGGGCTGGGCACAGGGCTTTCTTTCCAAGGACTTCGCAACAGCTccaccccatcagctccttcccAACTGCTCCCTTCCAGCAGCTGCCCTGCTTCCAACAACAATTCTTGGGCAGTGGCTTAAGCAAAGAGCACATTTAGCTATGATATGAGCAAGATTGCAGAATTACTTCAGCAGCTGCATGACCACATAACCTTAAACTGTAGTCTCTGGGGTTTTCTTGATATTCCTAACTACCTCCAAACTAGCATCATACcccaaacaccccttcctcaCTTCCTTTCAGGAGTAGGGTAGAGGGAAAGGGTGATTTTCATAGCTTGGCATCTTTGTCACAGAGGGAGCATGCTTTTGAGCCCCACAGCCTCTTTCTGGCCACATTTTTGGCCCAGGGCAATCAAAGAGGACCCAGATGATGAGACTGCTCAGGGTGTTCAGGACATGTTTGAAATAAGACTTGTACAAGGTGCTGATCACCCTGATCTGGTTAAACTCTGGTATCTAAACTCCACAAGATCAGAgttttttctctggtttgtccATGGTGGTATCTCTGATATAAAAAATAATGCCAGGAATTCAGCAACTAGTCCCTGGCGGGGTGTGAGGACCATAGGAACACATGAGTGAATACATGGTCCTGACGGTGGGATGGGTGTCCCCTGTCCCCAGCCGCTTTACTCCCAGTCTGACCACCATGATGCTCATCATGGGTGACCTCTGATCACCTTGACCTCTGACCCTGATCTTGTGTCTTTTCTCCCAGGGAGGGAGCCATCACTGGAGGCTGCCCTTGTGCCAATGAGCCTTCCCAACACCTCTTCTGCCTCCGAAGACAAGATGTGTGAGGGGAACAGGACAGCCATGGCCAGCCCTCAGCTGCTGCCCCTGGTGGTGGTTCTAAGTAGTATCTCCCTGGTCACAGTGGGCCTCAACCTGCTGGTGCTGTATGCAGTGCGCAGTGAGCGCAAGCTACACACCGTGGGCAACCTGTACATTGTCAGCCTGTCGGTAGCAGACCTGATTGTAGGGGCAGTCGTCATGCCCATGAACATCCTCTATCTTATCATGACCAAGTGGTCCCTGGGCCGCCCCCTCTGCCTCTTTTGGCTCTCTATGGATTATGTGGCCAGCACGGCATCCATCTTTAGTGTCTTCATCCTGTGTATTGATCGCTACCGCTCTGTCCAGCAACCCCTCCGGTACCTGAGGTATCGAACCAAGACCCGTGCTTCAGCTACCATCCTGGGGGCCTGGTTTCTCTCCTTCCTGTGGGTTATACCTATACTTGGCTGGCATCACTTCACGCCCCTGGCCCCAGAGCTTCGGGAAGATAAGTGTGAGACAGATTTCTACAATGTCACTTGGTTCAAGATCATGACCGCCATCATCAACTTCTACCTCCCCACTTTGCTCATGCTGTGGTTCTATGTGAAGATCTACAAGGCTGTGCGGCGACACTGTCAGCACCGCCAGCTCACCAACGGGTCCCTCCCTACCTTTTTAGAAATCAAGCTGAGGTCGGAGGATGCCAAAGAGGGTGCCAAGAAACCTGGGAAAGAGTCTCCCTGGGGGGTCCAGAAGAGGCCGTCAAGAGACCCTACTGGAGGTCTGGATCAGAAGTCAACATCTGAAGACCCCAAGGTGACCTCTCCGACTGTCTTCAGccaagagggggaaagggaaacagTCACACGCCCCTGTTTCCGTCTTGACGTCATGCAGACACAGCCTGTGCCTGAGGGAGATGCCAGGGGCTCAAAGGCCAATGACCAGACCTTGAGCCAGCCCAAAATGGATGAGCAGAGCCTGAGTACTTGCCGGCGGATCAGTGAGACATCAGAGGACCAGACCTTGGTGGATCGACAGTCCTTCTCCCGGACCACAGACTCAGACACCAGCATAGAGCCAGGGCTGGGCAAAGTCAAAGCGAGAAGCAGGTCTAACAGTGGCCTGGACTACATCAAAGTCACCTGGAAGAGGCTCCGCTCACATTCCAGACAGTATGTGTCCGGGTTGCACTTGAACCGAGAGCGGAAGGCAGCCAAGCAGTTGGGTTGTATCATGGCAGCATTCATTCTCTGCTGGATTCCCTATTTCATCTTCTTCATGGTCATTGCCTTCTGCAACAGCTGCTGCAGCGAACCTGTGCACATGTTCACCATTTGGCTGGGCTACATCAACTCCACGCTGAACCCCCTCATCTACCCGCTGTGCAACGAGAACTTCAAGAAGACATTCAAAAAAATTCTGCACATTCGTTCCTAAGGGCATGTCCAAAGGATGCCACATGGTGGATAGACAACGTCTGATGTCCAAGAGGGAGCCAGAGGAAGAAAGCATGGGCGTCGCTAGACCCCTGAGCCTTAGGAAGTGGAATCGAAGGTCCTGGGCTGAGCAGTGTGAAGGCATTCCCAGGGTCTGTCAGAAGGAAAGCAGGCAGCAGAGCAATTGTACCCTGGGTAGAAAGCAGAGCATCTGAAAGAGACCCAGGCAGAGCACGCCTGGCCCTCAGGGACTGTGGGAGTCTCAGATACTCCTTGGAAGTCAAAGTCTCTGACTTGAAGTTCCTTAGTAACCGAAGTGGGAATGTGTGGCTACAGTTCTTCTGGAGAGTTAGCCTGGACTCAGACTTCCTGAACAAAAGCTATGTGACTGCAGAGGCAGGTATACGGATGCTGTCCCCTTCCAGTGGTCACCTGGAGAGGTATGGCAGCTATTCCATTGCAGCCGCACTTCTTAAAACACAGTCCTTCTGAGCCTCGCCTCTCTTAGAGCTTTGTCCGGAGCTGTCTGCCCCACCGTGGAACCTGCCTTACCCGTGTCTCAGAGTTGCTAGGAAATTAGGCAGCTTGTGAGTCCATCATTTTCAACCCTTAGttcttttggctttttaaaatggtGGCACAGTAACAAAACCTGTCCTCAAGTGTCAAGAAGGGGAGGAAGTGGTTTCTCCACGGTTGTATTTTAAGCAAAGGTGAGGCAAGAGAGCCTTGTTTCTTAAGACTCCACCAGGGCACTCTCACTCCAGGCCTCACATGACAAGCGGGTAACAGCCAAGGGAAAAGAAGGTTCCTGGGATCATTTGACACTTGGAAACTTGGGATGAGAACTTTGTATGGTCCCAACTCCTTGTCACTCGCCTTCtccaaaaaggaagaaatgaccCCTGTCATGTACTCGCAATGTTCCCCGGGAGACGTGACTGTCACGAAGCACATCTGTCCACAGAGGGTGACCTTCAGAAGGGACACATGTGCTTTTCTCTGTGAGACTGTGTGGCTTCTAGTCACACATGCTAAGTGAATCCTGTTGAAGGCATGGGAGCGTCCAGTTTTATTTATGCCACAGTTGGGTTGtgatttgtgttttaaaatgtaatgttaAACATCTATGTGTGTCACAAGTAGGAACCCCTGTAAAAGCTGGTCTTTTGTGTCTGTGTTCCTGTTTGCATGATCTGTCCAAACGAGATATTTTTGCTTACCTAAAACATGACATTCGGAAGGATACTGTTACAGGGCTGCTTTCTGTCTACTTTTCTGAGTCTCAAAGGCTGGGGGAACAGGTGGAAATGAAAGCCTGACAAGGATTTCTCTCTGGTTTCTACTCAAATTTATAAATGTCCTCTAAAAGGACTTTTGTACGGGATGGCCATGGCCAACCCTCAGCTTCTGCCCCTGGTGGTGGTTCTAAGAAGCATCTTACTCCTTCTTGCATCCTGGGACACTCTTTATGCTCAAGCTTGGGGGGTCTTTGGGCTATGCTGAGAAAGGAGCTTTGACTTGGGTCTGACAAGGACAAAGAGGGATCAGTGAATACAAGTCTTCCGCTAAGGAACATATGATGCCCTGTGACAATGCTCAGAGTTTCCAACTCTTACAAAGGAGGCTTTCACGTGAacctaaaaataaagacattgggctggggtgatggcttggtggttaagcgCATTGCTTAATCatatagaggacccaggttcagttcccacctcCTACATAGCAACTCACAAGTATTTATAacactagttccaggggatccaaccccTTCTTCTAGTCTCCTCAGGCACAAGGCACACAGTTGGTATACATGCATACCTaaaggtaacacacacacacacacacacacatgaaataaatataaaaggtaaagttgggactggagagatagctcagtaattacgaaccctggctgctcttgtagaagatccAGGTATGGCtttagcacacacatggcagctcacaccagtTCCTGAggatcagatgctctcttctggccctgtggggaacacacacacacacacagtgcacatacatacaaggaaaacactcatatacatataaaaataaaataaattttaaaaataagtgtggCAGCGTgcaactgtaatcccagtgctggagagacagagactgtgGGTCCTTAGCATTCAGTATCCCAGCTTATTTAGCTGGGTCTGCAAGGATAAGATTCAGCAagtgacactgtctcaaaaactaagcaTCAGATGGATAAAGGAAGGCACCCAACATTGActtctgggacacacacacacacacacacacacaccgctgccactgccaccaccatgAACATATGCCAACAGCCAGGCTTTGTGCCTTACCATCACTGTGTAACACTGTACTGGACTCTCCAGTTCCTTCAGGATTCTCTCCATGGCCTGATTATCTTCAGGTAAGTTCTCGGGAAACTTGCTTGTTAAACTTACTAATTTACCCAGCATTGACTTCTGTGTTGGacattggttctaatgctttgtcttattcGGCTCCCAAAAGCCGTGCTTCCAGATGTTGAGGGTTCCTGCCCCAAGCTGACTTTGATTGGTAGTAAAGAGTTGCCATACAGCCAATGCCTGGGCAGGGACATGGAGGAACGACTTTTAAATTGTGTGGGCAAGGGacccaggagaaagagagaggaaaggccgTGACTAGGGAACAAGGAGAAGAGACTTAAAGGACTACCATCAGGTAAGATTCCAGGAAAGCGGACCTAGGGGCCAGTCCCCCAgttgggtctggggtagcagagatgaaatatatattttaaaagatgttaactcaggaatactggaggggagtgtgtgctagcCATGGGGTAGTTTAGAGGTGCCTAGCCATTGAGCTattcaaggcatatcaaaatcaGATGGCTTgtttgtgtctttcatttgtgaaCCCAGAGCTCTTGGGCAGGTGCATGGTATGCTCAACCCACCGGGAGCCAAAGAAGATTAACTAATTCACCACTACACTTCTGCATAACTATGTGCAAAGGTTATGATTTAGTTTGGGTTTTGCTGGTACAACAAAATATATGCTGCAGGCTCCTTTGTAAGGAACAAAGGTTTATGTTGGCTTATAGCTCTGGATGTTCAGGATTAAAACAGCATGGTGCAGGCTCTGTTGAGGACTCTTCTAGGCTTCATGACATCAtgatgtgggtgtgtgtatatgtatgtatgtatgtatgtatgtatgtatgtatgtatgtatgtatgtatgcttgtctggtctttctctttccttaaTCTTATTGAAGCCTTCAGGATTTGGCCCTTAAGCCCTGCCAATGACCGTATCTACCCTGACCACACCCCAAAAGCCCTACCTCCACCCACACTGATACTCATTTTCACCCTCTTAATTTCTTTAACATAAAACATTGGGGGTTAAGCTGCATTATCTCAGAGAAAGACCATATTTAAATCATAGTAATTTATAAAACGTAAAGCTTTCCATTTTAAGAGATTttatgtagccctgtctggcctGAAACACACAATAAGTTAGCCCCAAAtatacagagacccacctgcatctgcctctccagtgctggaatgTAATGCCTGCACCACACCGTCCTAGATAATAGCTTCACACAATTGATGTTATCGTAACTGATACTTTATGTGATGGGTATTTGgctgcatgtatttctgtgcacCACATTTTGtgctatggaggccagaagaagatattggatccctcagagctggagctataagcagttgtgagctgcccagtgtgggtgctgggaactgcacacaatcctctagaagaacagccggTGTTCCtaacctactaagccatctctccagacctataACTGCTTTAAAACAACTGCTGCCAGCTTTCTGCATGAAGGGAATGGCTAAAGCTCCTTTGGAGAAAGGAGAGGTGGGGGCTGCAGAGGGAAACTATCACAGTGAAGCAGGAATCCCTGGGGCCAGTGCTGATCTTCACAATGCTTACCCGTGacaaaacaaacaccatgaccaggcaCTACTAAGGTCCAACccggtgacatacttcctccagcaaggccacacttcctaaactTCCCAAACAGTGGCACCAAATGAGGACCAACTTTTAAAATTCCTAGCTGTTATAACAAGAACCACTCCAACCTCCAAAATGTGTTTATTGTAACCGCTTACAGctcagaaaggaaacaaacatATTTCACTTTAATAATTAATTGATTGActttaattaattgttttattttaattaattgttttggacctttaaatttctctttataaaaaatttatatttatttttcacaatgtgtgtatgtgtgtatgtatgtgtgtgtttgtgtgtatgtgtgtgtgtgtgccccacaTGTGTACCATGTCCGTTGAAACCAAAGATGGCAACAGATCCTCTGGGCCtggagtaacacacacacacacacacacacacacacacacacacacacacacactgaaacttGGGAAGACTGTGATAAATGTGAAATTGGGTCTAGGTCAGGGGGAGGCATGGTAGAAGTAGTTGGCACACTGCCCAATGACTGACACTAACCACAAACCCCAACAATGGTGATTATACCTGTTACACTGTCCTAGTGTCCTCCGCACCCAGCACTGTCTTGGAGCTCATGTAGCAGATAGGGAAAGTCTCCATATGTCCAAGTGCCCTTGAGCAGATTGACTTCTAGCAACACACGGCTCACATCATCAAAGTGTCTCACTAGCCTCATAGCCCTCAGAGGGATATTTGGGAACCATGGTTTAAACTCACAGAATGGATGCAGACTGGGGAGCTGGAGTAACAGGAGAAGACCCCTATCCcaacacaccacacatcacacaatACATTCATGAAATTGGAGGTGAGCAGTTACAAGTCCAGACattagatatataaaataaacataaaacaccAATTTCAGGCCAAAAAAAGATGATGGCACAGTAGTGAAAAAGTTTTACTGCTCCTGTGGAGGAATTGTTTATCTTTCCATATTTGTGGATGCCCATAGTACTTGTAATTCATTTTCTTGGTAACTGACATCTTGTCCCTTCAAAAGAGACATGCACATATgaagatttaaaacaaataaacaaacaaacagaataacaTCAATGAAAAATTCTTAATACAAATGGTCTCTCTCTATTGGACTGTCGGTCTTAGAGCATAATATGATATCAGACTGACTATAAGacacatctatgaaaaaaaaaatcaacagcctCAGCCACACCACTCACTTATTGAAGAACTGGGTGACTTTACCTTGAAAAAACTGGtcttaaaagaagaaagtaattaCCACCAGACATGGTATCAGTTGCCTGCAGTGTCAGCAGCAAGACCAAAAGGTAAAAGGACAGGATAGTGGAAATACAGCAGAAGACAggaagtgagtttgaggccactgtgTGTATGTTGAATTCtggaaaatatatacagaaatatatgACATTATGGGTTCTCTT
This window harbors:
- the Hrh1 gene encoding histamine H1 receptor; this encodes MSLPNTSSASEDKMCEGNRTAMASPQLLPLVVVLSSISLVTVGLNLLVLYAVRSERKLHTVGNLYIVSLSVADLIVGAVVMPMNILYLIMTKWSLGRPLCLFWLSMDYVASTASIFSVFILCIDRYRSVQQPLRYLRYRTKTRASATILGAWFLSFLWVIPILGWHHFTPLAPELREDKCETDFYNVTWFKIMTAIINFYLPTLLMLWFYVKIYKAVRRHCQHRQLTNGSLPTFLEIKLRSEDAKEGAKKPGKESPWGVQKRPSRDPTGGLDQKSTSEDPKVTSPTVFSQEGERETVTRPCFRLDVMQTQPVPEGDARGSKANDQTLSQPKMDEQSLSTCRRISETSEDQTLVDRQSFSRTTDSDTSIEPGLGKVKARSRSNSGLDYIKVTWKRLRSHSRQYVSGLHLNRERKAAKQLGCIMAAFILCWIPYFIFFMVIAFCNSCCSEPVHMFTIWLGYINSTLNPLIYPLCNENFKKTFKKILHIRS